The region TCTCTTGTAAAAATCTCTATGCCTCTGTAGTAGATACACAAGCAGAAATAACATGGAAGTACAAAATTTTGCAAATGTGATGCCTAAATTTCAACAAGATTCTTTTGTTGACTATGGATTCACTGGACCGTTTTACACAGGAGTTTACTTCTAAGTTCACTTCTTCATACGCACACCTCTTCTCCTAAGACTAATTGGAGAAGAACGGTTATTTTGACTAGCTATCACAGAACCAACTTGGTTAATGCCGGATTTCTTTGAGCCGCGCTGCCTTGGGTATGGGTGAATTTTAGCCAATTCCCGCACACGGCGTGCCACATTAGATGGTAAGGGACGTAGGGCAATGTCGTCGTTTTCCTCAGCCTACAATCACCAAATGATTGTTTATACATACACTTGTCAGCAGACTAAATTTTACCAGCATATtcacaaaaataaactttatgtAAGTACCACATCTGATAAAATTGGCGAGTTGGAAACAACATCAAGTGAGCTACAACTGAAATTCAAGTGAAGTGAAAAATCAATGAACAGACAAAAGGTTCAGTAAAGGGAAAAAAGAAAGTTAACCTCTTTCTTGCTGCATTTCTGTGCAGAGCTGGATCTTAAAAGGTTACGCCACTTGTCCTGCAGAGATATCACGTTTAGAAAACATGGGATTGGGAGAAAGATGAGAAACTGAATTAGTGAAGCTTAGTGAAGTACCCTGAGATCAATGGGAGTTCGGTAGcttgaagaagaaaacaaacacCTCTTGATATCAGTCCATCGACCAACTCCATATTCAGATATGCCATCAACCAAATTTACCACTTCAGAGAGAGTCCACATTCTCTGATGCTGTCTTCGATCTTTCCCTCTCGAACTTTTTGGTGTGAAATATTCATCCCCAGACTCCGATGGAGATGGCCCGTTGTCATACTCGAGTTTCTGCACAAACAAATCAGTATAACTAAATGGGGAAAATAATTTAGATTTGCAGCCATCAGCCACGATTATTAGGCAATTACATCAATATGCAGTCTCCACTCTAAATTAACAATATTCCACTTACAAGAGAAGAATTTAATGTTGTACTGAACTTAAGTATCATAACGAAACCTCATACCGAAACCACAGGGACCATTCTGTTTCAACTTGTACAGTTTAAAAAACGGCCATAAACCTTTAGAACTGCATTTAAGAACTACAATTTCATGCTTtagtaattaaataaatataaattcacTACCACAATAAAGGTGATAAATGATCCTGAGTGAAAAATGTGCACTGCGAAGCGATCCCACTTGGAGCCAAGACACAGGGACGCCCGATGAATACAAATTGATAAATTTACACAGGTCACAAAATCGAATATTGATATCCAATATAGATAGCAATAAGACCCAggtttctgaaaaaaaaatacctttaATATGGGTGTGTATTTACCCATTACAGGTGCATTTGGGTAAATAACTTGTTCATGCTCCTTTAAAAAGATAACTGAAATAAACTCAAGATTTTCTAGGTAAGTATATGCACTTAAATCAGAAATGGTTATGTTTGTTTATGCCATACTCTGATTCTCAACCCTACCCAAATCcacattatatatttatttattatgttCTGTAATTAGgatttgaaagattttttaataACTTCTCAAATAAGCTAATGGTTATGTTTGTTATGCCATTAAATCAGAAATTAgatgattttttaatatttcttcAATTGAAATATACATGGATACATTtaatcaatatttatattttttgttgaCTTCTCAATGTTAATAATATTTTGCAACATTTATGTACTAATTTGTCAAACAAATACATCTCAGAAGACTACACTTAAAGCTAACAGAAAAGCAGGTAATGAATCCAGGTAAAAAGCGGGTAAGGGCAAGGGCACAAGCCTTAGTGTTACTAACCCTGCGCATATGGGCACCTCTATTttgttaaaaacttaaaatccaTCCATGGGAACGACTAATATCTATATCTATAGTACACAGTCCAAACCCTATCCATTGTATCTCTAATATTCAATGTTTCAAACTCACACAGAAGTATCCTAAACCAGTTGAGGATGCACATCTAAAGAGATCCAAAAGATAATAAATACACAATATACAAATACGATTGAAGAATCTCTCTCCCTCTTGGCCCAAGGGGGAGGGGGAGGTTGCGTAGAAAGGGTCCTCGTATGCTGAAGAAAATATAGACAGGGCTAAAATGCCCAGCAAAGAAAACAATACCTCTTTCTTTGGACGTCCCCTGCGAACTTGCAGCTCAGAAAGCGTCACATCACTATTTCCATCACTAGACTTCTTGCCAGTAATTTTTTTCAAtgctttaatttttatttgaagTTCATCACAAGATGACACacccaaatttttatttttggtagCAGTAGTGGGTACTTTTTCCTTTGACCTCgaatttgaaaattcttctatATACCTCTGAGTGGGCTTTCGGAATCTCTTCTCTCTGGGTGCAGAAGTTTTGCATTTCTCGACAGAAATATCTTCCTTCTCGTATGACAATATATCACCAGTCAAAGGATGATCATTATTCAACCCATGCAAATGATGTAAATCAAGTGAAATGTTGTACATGCAATCCACATTTGATGGTTGACCTGGATGGTTCCTGAAGGCAccatgagaattttttttgcaTTCAGATTGTGAAATGGGTATTTTTGTTGATTCTGAGACGCCACCAATTATGCTACTTCCACTTAAGCCTGAAGAATGACTTTCCGAACTTGAGTTTTGCAAAAATGAACCTTCACAAGGATCATAGCCTGGTGTCTCAGCTATGTTGGCAAATTCAAAATCTGTAGAGTGAACAAATAAATTACAATATGTACAACGGAAAGGAGTAACTAAAAAGGGGAAGCAGAAACTAAtcctttttcttcctttctatCAAAGCATCTTGATAGTTAATAACTTACCCAAAAAATACTCTCCACATGAACCAGGGAAAAAATCAGTTCCTCCGAGATCATTGATTTCAACATCATCCAGCAATCCGTCAAGGAcctaataatatattttatcaaaGATAGTTTTAATACCCAAAATAAAGACAAACAAATTGTACCAAAGAAACAGAAATACCATGCAATCGACATTATATAAGGCATTAGGATAAACTCGAGCAGTAAGCCAGAGACAATCAATATGCAGctttaacataaaaaaaaagcataaatAAATACCTCCAGTTCCAAATCATCCTTGCCATTCAAAGTTGTATGAGGATATAAACTGCCTGGTGAATGTAAGAACACTATTATAAGATACAACATCAAAAGTAACCAGGAGAATAACTGCAGTTTGAAAGTAAATATTATCATTATGCTTAGAAAATAAGACAGCCAGCATAGCTTTATCAACCATAAGAAGTTATCGAATCCAACATAAATCTCAAATATAGTGTAAAAAGTTTGATTTCATATCTTAAAAGATGCAACATTAGTTCCTAACTTAAAAGCAATCTCTGTAAAAAATACTCAGGTTCTCAAACAGTTTGCTGCTTTTTTCATTCTTTCACCTCATCATTTTACTTCATTTGTTCCACTTTTTCAGAAACAGagttcaggaaaaaaaaaatccatccCCTGAAAAACGGACTTTAAGTAGCAGAATAAAATAGACTTTTTTAAGTCATTTGAGAATTACCAACACTTAATTTTAAACCAAATTGAAATCTATAGAAAATATTGCAGCATTATAGAATTTCCTTAATATCTTCATTAAAATACAATATACCATCCACTGAAACATGATCATTTCTAGGTTCTGCAAGCAAATGCTCAACTTCCATTACTTCATCTTGGAGGATAGGTACAGATTCATCCACTTTAACCTAGGGAAATTTAAAACAGAGACATCATAAATTATATGCTTTCAGCAATATCATATTACTTCTCACATTTTAGCTAAATAGTAACATAAGAGCACTTGGAAACAATGACGTCAAAATCTACTGAAGTGTTAACACAAACAACACTAAAATGCTTTTGTCAAAAACTCAAAATATTGAGCCTGCAAGAACCTAGTATACAGCAGGCCAAGAAAGACTTAAATTTAAAGGTAAAGGTTACCTACACATGCTAAAAAGAATGAGACAATCGATCAAATAAACGAAGTTGACTTGTTTCAGAAAGTGAACACCAATCAGTAACTACAAGTGTAATTGTGGCATCACTCATCACGTCTGAGATGTGTTCATATCAGCACTGGTTCAattaatttgataaaaaaaaataataaaattggaCAGGACAATTTATTTTGCAGAAAACCAGTAGGCAGTTTTTTTTAATCCTAAAGGGACCATGATGTACATTTGAATGTGGAGAGGATTGAATCATTGATTTCACTCTATAATGTAAATCACCCTTGTAATCCTTCAGATAGAAGTTCAAACCAGCACTGAACATTTAAAGAAaactataaataaaaattattatttaatcagCGGGCAAGGTGGGAAGATCGAGAGGATAGAAGGAACTGTGGTGGTGTAGGAGAAACCAATGATGAAGCAAGGAAGGAAGGAAATGAACCTGCAGTGAATGGATATCAATACAAAGAGGCCAGCCAGTATAATAGAGATGCTAATGAACGTTTTGAAGGAGGTGGTGCTTAGGAGGACTGGAAGAGCAACGACAATTGGAGGCGGAAGACTCGCACTAGTCAAGGGTGCCAAAGGGAAAAGGATGACAGGTTAGTTGAGGTATGACCGTAACAGCATAGTTGGACCAGGATATAGTTTGAATTTGGTGGCAACTCTACCAACGCTTTCCGTCGAGGCAAATGAACATCAACCTACATGCAAGAGCAAGAAGGATGTCAGGTGTTCAGGAGGCTATGGAAGTATGGTTGGTGGCAGAAACAAAGGTTGTGCATGTCAAAGACCGGAGCCACTGCACATAAAGGGTTGTCAAGTGACAAAAGCGACGCTGAAGGCAAAAACAAGGACAGGGAGGCACAAGTATTTAGGCATCTTAGCTAAGCTTTTTCCGCTGAAAACCATCATACCATGGTGCGAGCATGCTAGCCTTAGCTGCCTGGGATGGAGCGTGTTGGGTAAGCAGAGAGGAAGTGAACAGATTGCAACCATGAACGGTAGGGGTCCAATGAATGAGCTGCTTGCTCTCACCTAAAGAACCCCCAATCCACGGCACCAACATGGTGGCTGAAATTTCGCTTATGGCAGAGACGATGAGAAAGGTAAGGGGTACCACGTCGTTCTTGAGTAGCGACACAATTTGAGAGAAGGCGGAGGCTAAGTTGGAATGAGACTGCTGGAGAATAGTTTCTTGATACCTTGCTTCAGGAGGAAGGAAATTGTTGAGTAACGTGCACTGTTTTCGGTGTCTCAAAGTTGTTTGGAGGTAGCAAGTACATGTTGGTATGGAGACACAGAGAAAGAGGTGGCGAATGGAGTTAGCGCAAAGTACAAAGGATAGACCTTCCAACCACTTGCTAAGAAAATGGGCCAGGGTCTCAAGTTAATGGAGAGAGCTGGGGTCTGCAGAGGAAAATTACTTTAAGTAGAAACTATTAGGGATATTCAAGATTAAAGGATAATAGCAATGGTAATTTTAAACTACAACGGACACTGGAGGAATTTGGTGTCGAGCAATTTCACAACCCTTCACCGTTGAACAAGGTGAATATTCAGGGGGGTGGGGGGGAGTAATGATAGATTACCCATTAGTTAGTTAGGAAAATCCCTTTCTTAGTTAGTTAAGAGATAAGTAGAAAGTGAGAGGCGATAGGCTATAAATTGGGACAAGGGAAAAGAAAAGGGTATCTAGTTTGTATTAAGGAAATTCTAGGGAGAGTGTTGGTTCTCTCTAACAACATGAAAATGTAGTTCATCACTATTCTTGATAATAATCATGCATGTAAAATAGATACTCTCTTGATGTTGCACAATGCAGAAGAATGTAAACAACATGATAGGATAAATGATCTACGTACTTAAAGACATGACCAATAGACAAAATCCTTACCCTTTGGCATTTCATATTGGAACACTTACGCAAATAATCTTTCCGATCCATCTAATGCTCTTTTGAATATTATCCTACAATTTCAATGAGCATTAGTTTGCTCCTTTCTTTATCGTATTTATATAGTCATCTGACATAATAAATATTTgtgaaaaaaagaataaaagcaAGCTACAGCATTCAAATATGTGAGCGCATTAATACAAATGCAAGATCTTATTCACTTTTAAAATACATTCACATGTCCGAACTGTGCAACTGCAACTTGGAAAGAACAAGCAGTAAGACAAAAGTACAACTGTTAAAGTAAACTTAAATGtaatacaaaaattaaaaatcatatGAGGCAAATTGATGTACTTGTTCTAGGCTGGGATCTTGGCTCAAGAACCAGCATAGGTTAGACTCGATTAGATGGATTCAACCCCCCTTCTCTGCTAGTCCAGGGTAAGGCTTATTACCTTGTCTGGAAGCTCCACTTCCTAATGGggaaatgtaactgaattttgGTGGTATCAGATCAGGAGGAAGACTCCTACTCATGCACTGACACTTAATCTATAAGCACAAGGCTAAGGATCATAGGCATGGAACCTAAGCATCCATCCTCTTCATTCTTAATCTTTTCCTTACTTGAGCTGTTGAGCATCAGTGATGTGTAGGTGCCAACCATCCAGatcataaccaaccattcaatCATTGGAATCGAGATCATAAATGACCATCCAGATCAGAATCTCAGCTCAAATCAGTGTATGTGGAGGAAATCTAATCCATAAGGAATAGTGCAAAACTCATTTCTTCAAATAAAGAATGCATATATATTACCAAAAACAACCATCTTTAGTTGTCAAATCAATATCTAATCTATTTTACTTCTTTTACAATAATACCAACAAAGCTCTCTGACCTGATAGTCCATTTTCAATCTTTCATATCTCAGATCACCTATGAGTGTTTTATCATAGTATTTCTATCAGTAACGTAATTCAAACACGTTACTAAATCAtgtcaaaattcaaaatcaatgcAATTAATGGGggaaaagagaaatgagaacaaGTGGGAAGACGAATATCCTCCCAgcaataaacaaaaaagaagaaacaatAAAAACCATAATCACAACACAGCACTACAAAGCCCTCAAATCCTTTTGCATTACGGCCAAACAGCATATGGAGACCACAAAAACAGTCCTAACGACACAAAGGCCAAAGCTCAATAAAAACTCCATACACTGCTCAATTTACAGACAACAAACAAcccagaaccagaaccagaaccagaaccacACATCGCCGTAAATTATTCTCTTCCTTATCCCACACATAATTATTATCTTTTATCTTCAAACAACACACTCATAATCAGATACTAAGATGACCTTAACCATCTATCCTCATACTAAATTTTATCAATGCAAGTGAACTAAAAAAACAATCCTAGCCCAAAAAGCTAATAATTACAAAGATGATCTAGATTAAACCTAAAACACCACGATAAATCGAGTTACGCTGCAGTGAAATCAGAAGATAAATGAGCTTCCAAATAACAGCATTATGTGAAACACATATAAATAAACAcagcaaaaaaataaataaatcaattgaaagcttaaaaaaaattaaataaaatcaatGTTCACAGAACAGTGAAAAGCATATCATACGCTACAGAAGCAACGCAATCCATTAATTTTGAGTAAAATTGAGGTGATTCAGAAACCGCATGCAAATTCATCGAGAAAATggaaatgaagaaacaagttaCGAAAACCGAAAAAAACCCTACCTCGTGAGTTCATGACACCAAGCAGCAATCTGGAAGTAACCGATCCCTAAAACCAGAAGTGAAATCAGCAGAAAACAGAAAGATTAAGATGAAATCTGAAGCAGAAACGAGAAGAGAAGCAAACCCTAGGTTGAAGATCGAACCTGGAAGTGTTGAATTGAAACCGAAAAAGGCTAGAACCGCCAAAAAGTGACACGAAATGGAGGTGCGTTGTGTTGTGTGAGTTTATTATGCGGCGGAATCCAAATGGCTattaaaattcttttttttttatttttatttttccgaAACTCGGTTGTCATGCACATTGTGTGTTTATTAGACGGAGGGAGGGGACACGTGTTGGATTTTCAGTGGTTCTGATTGTGGTCGCTTTCTATTCGCGACGTTATCATGTCATAATAACGCTGTCAACAACACCGTCGTCGTCATTCATATCCCACGAAACGAATTGCACGACGTCGTTTTCGTCACTTTTTTAGAGTTCCTTTAAACTCGCGTTTTTCTCGTGGCAACAAAGTTTACCTACTAAACTACTGGCTTTTCACGGTTTTTGCTGTTTacgttaaaaattaattaaatctaACCCACATTTGGACCTTGGGATTCGCGGGTTTTGCTTTCTagtataagagcatctccaatgctaattCTTATTTattagttcttaacactatttATGTGGTTCCTtattgtcacatgtgtttaagcaattctcgaacaattttgctccaaccatgagttcttttagttcttagttcttaccactattcatttggtctcaccaaccacattcattatttatactttttattttcataaaataataaaacaaaactcataaagtaatttggatgagagagaaataattaatattttaagctaagaac is a window of Lotus japonicus ecotype B-129 chromosome 5, LjGifu_v1.2 DNA encoding:
- the LOC130717039 gene encoding uncharacterized protein LOC130717039 isoform X1, with amino-acid sequence MDRKDYLRKCSNMKCQRVKVDESVPILQDEVMEVEHLLAEPRNDHVSVDGSLYPHTTLNGKDDLELEVLDGLLDDVEINDLGGTDFFPGSCGEYFLDFEFANIAETPGYDPCEGSFLQNSSSESHSSGLSGSSIIGGVSESTKIPISQSECKKNSHGAFRNHPGQPSNVDCMYNISLDLHHLHGLNNDHPLTGDILSYEKEDISVEKCKTSAPREKRFRKPTQRYIEEFSNSRSKEKVPTTATKNKNLGVSSCDELQIKIKALKKITGKKSSDGNSDVTLSELQVRRGRPKKEKLEYDNGPSPSESGDEYFTPKSSRGKDRRQHQRMWTLSEVVNLVDGISEYGVGRWTDIKRCLFSSSSYRTPIDLRDKWRNLLRSSSAQKCSKKEAEENDDIALRPLPSNVARRVRELAKIHPYPRQRGSKKSGINQVGSVIASQNNRSSPISLRRRGVRMKK
- the LOC130717039 gene encoding uncharacterized protein LOC130717039 isoform X2, whose translation is MEVEHLLAEPRNDHVSVDGSLYPHTTLNGKDDLELEVLDGLLDDVEINDLGGTDFFPGSCGEYFLDFEFANIAETPGYDPCEGSFLQNSSSESHSSGLSGSSIIGGVSESTKIPISQSECKKNSHGAFRNHPGQPSNVDCMYNISLDLHHLHGLNNDHPLTGDILSYEKEDISVEKCKTSAPREKRFRKPTQRYIEEFSNSRSKEKVPTTATKNKNLGVSSCDELQIKIKALKKITGKKSSDGNSDVTLSELQVRRGRPKKEKLEYDNGPSPSESGDEYFTPKSSRGKDRRQHQRMWTLSEVVNLVDGISEYGVGRWTDIKRCLFSSSSYRTPIDLRDKWRNLLRSSSAQKCSKKEAEENDDIALRPLPSNVARRVRELAKIHPYPRQRGSKKSGINQVGSVIASQNNRSSPISLRRRGVRMKK
- the LOC130717039 gene encoding uncharacterized protein LOC130717039 isoform X3, yielding MDRKDYLRKCSNMKCQRVKVDESVPILQDEVMEVEHLLAEPRNDHVSVDGSLYPHTTLNGKDDLELEVLDGLLDDVEINDLGGTDFFPGSCGEYFLDFEFANIAETPGYDPCEGSFLQNSSSESHSSGLSGSSIIGGVSESTKIPISQSECKKNSHGAFRNHPGQPSNVDCMYNISLDLHHLHGLNNDHPLTGDILSYEKEDISVEKCKTSAPREKRFRKPTQRYIEEFSNSRSKEKVPTTATKNKNLGVSSCDELQIKIKALKKITGKKSSDGNSDVTLSELQVRRGRPKKEKLEYDNGPSPSESGDEYFTPKSSRGKDRRQHQRMWTLSEVVNLVDGISEYGVGRWTDIKRCLFSSSSYRTPIDLRDKWRNLLRSSSAQKCSKKEL